In Citrus sinensis cultivar Valencia sweet orange chromosome 2, DVS_A1.0, whole genome shotgun sequence, a single genomic region encodes these proteins:
- the LOC102621731 gene encoding uncharacterized protein LOC102621731 produces MAMSEQTVTAIKSYQNQAQVLVKNYIIADPFIPYTSILAGLLACKVVYDLTQLISTFYFKAYNGLTKIQRMEWNNRGISTVHAIFITALSLYYVFWSDLFSDQQHTGPITFRSSWLSNFGLGVSVGYFLADLGMIFWLYPSLGGMEYVVHHSLSGIAVAYSMFSGEGQLYTYMVLISEVTTPEINMRWYLDTAGMKRSTTYLVNGVIIFFAWLIARILLFVYMFYHVYLHYDQVVEMHAIGYLLVFVVPFVLAIMNVMWFGKILKGLKKTLAKRQ; encoded by the exons ATGGCAATGTCTGAACAGACAGTGACAGCTATTAAGTCCTATCAAAATCAAGCGCAAGTGCTGGTCAAGAACTACATAATAGCAGACCCTTTCATTCCATATACATCCATCCTTGCTGGCTTACTGGCCTGCAAAGTG GTCTATGATCTTACTCAGTTAATTAGTACCTTTTACTTCAAGGCATATAATGGTCTTACCAAAATCCAACGAATGGAGTGGAACAATCG TGGTATCTCTACGGTTCATGCAATTTTCATCACTGCCTTGTCGTTGTACTATGTGTTCTGGTCAGATCTCTTTTCTGACCAACAGCATACTGGTCCTATTACTTTCCGGAGCTCCTGGCTCTCTAATTTTGGATTAGGG GTTTCTGTTGGTTACTTCCTTGCGGATCTTGGAATGATTTTTTGGCTATACCCTTCTTTAGGGGGAATGGAATAT GTTGTCCATCACTCTCTTTCCGGAATTGCAGTAGCATATTCTATGTTTTCTGGAGAAGGTCAGCTTTATACATACATGGTGCTCATCTCTGAGGTGACAACTCCAGAGATCAACATGAGATG GTACCTTGATACGGCTGGTATGAAGAGGTCCACCACATATCTCGTAAATGGGgttattatcttttttgcTTGGCTG ATTGCAAGAATTCTGCTGTTTGTTTACATGTTTTACCATGTTTATTTGCACTATGATCAG GTTGTCGAGATGCATGCTATCGGCTATCTCTTGGTTTTTGTGGTGCCATTTGTGCTCGCTATCATGAACGTGATGTGGTTTGGGAAGATCCTGAAAGGATTGAAGAAAACTTTAGCGAAGAGGCAGTGA
- the LOC102621440 gene encoding transcription termination factor MTEF18, mitochondrial-like → MLLSLNRKRVSGVSQMITQINHFLVFFPVSNEKTSIMQKQNAFFIPVRVRSFCSSRLTHQPKVSLAESTQPPASLVASRVSRLARTEAQEVLFDYLHSTRSLGYMDAEHISKNSPDFVLNLLSKIDSGKDVTRSLMRFLRYNPINEFEPFFESLGLSQSELSPLLPRHLMFLSDDEVLLDNFHVLCDYGIPRSKMGKMYVEATEIFRHDRGVLASKLWAYENLGLSKNTVIKLVSCCPSLLIGGVDSRFVKVLEKLKELGFKNDWIGRYLPGKGSYNWDQVSETLDFLYKIGYNEVQLLNLFKTNPALVFEGSGQKVYVLFGRLLKLGLKMNEVYSLFSQNPQILSSKFVKNLLQAVGFLIEIGMGMKDISNMVLMHAELMGSCSLKGPKTVCSKLKVGRESLCQIIKDDPLKLFHLASKTEVKIDEQVDCQNPSKDVEKTEFLLRLGYVENSEEVTKALKQFRGRGDQLQERFDCLVQAGLDSNVVRNIVKRAPMVLNQSKDVLEKKIDYLKNYLCYPLESVVAFPAYLCYDMGRINHRCKMYVWLRERGVAKPTLSLSTILACSDAKFEKYFVDVHPEGPAMWESLKKSSNSS, encoded by the coding sequence ATGTTATTATCCCTAAACCGTAAAAGGGTATCTGGAGTCTCTCAAATGATCACTCAAATcaatcattttcttgttttctttccaGTTTCCAATGAAAAAACTAGTATTATGCAAAAGCAAAATGCTTTTTTTATTCCTGTTAGAGTTAGATCCTTTTGCAGTTCTAGACTTACCCACCAACCAAAAGTCTCCCTTGCTGAGTCAACTCAGCCACCTGCGTCTTTAGTTGCCAGCCGAGTCTCCCGACTTGCAAGGACTGAAGCTCAGGAGGTTCTTTTTGATTACTTGCATTCTACTAGGAGCTTAGGCTACATGGATGCTGAGCATATCAGCAAGAACTCCCCGgattttgttctaaatttgTTATCCAAGATTGATAGCGGTAAGGATGTTACTCGATCTTTAATGAGGTTCCTTAGGTACAATCCAATTAATGAGTTTGAGCCCTTCTTTGAAAGCTTGGGTTTAAGCCAATCTGAGCTCTCCCCACTTCTTCCAAGGCACTTGATGTTTTTAAGTGATGATGAAGTCTTACTTGACAACTTTCATGTTTTATGCGATTATGGTATTCCTCGAAGCAAGATGGGAAAGATGTATGTAGAAGCCACAGAGATATTTCGACATGATCGCGGAGTATTGGCTTCGAAACTTTGGGCTTATGAAAATTTGGGTCTCAGTAAAAACACTGTTATTAAGCTTGTCAGTTGTTGCCCATCGCTGTTGATTGGCGGTGTTGATAGTAGATTTGTTAAGGTTCTTGAGAAGCTAAAGGAACTAGGATTCAAGAATGATTGGATTGGAAGGTACTTACCTGGTAAAGGCTCATACAATTGGGATCAAGTATCTGAAACGTTAGATTTTCTATACAAAATAGGTTATAATGAGGTTCAGTTGCTTAACTTGTTCAAAACTAATCCTGCATTAGTGTTTGAAGGTTCAGGGCAAAAGGTTTATGTATTGTTTGGCCGGTTACTCAAACTGGGTTTGAAGATGAATGAAGTATATTCTTTATTCTCACAAAATCCACAAATCTTGTCTTCCAAGTTTGTGAAAAATCTCTTGCAGGCTGTGGGATTCTTGATCGAGATCGGAATGGGAATGAAAGACATTTCAAACATGGTATTGATGCATGCAGAGCTTATGGGTTCATGTTCTCTCAAGGGGCCTAAAACTGTCTGCAGCAAATTAAAAGTTGGGAGAGAGAGTTTATGCCAAATTATAAAGGATGACCCATTAAAGTTGTTCCATTTGGCTTCTAAAACAGAAGTTAAAATCGATGAACAGGTTGATTGTCAAAATCCTAGTAAAGATGTGGAGAAAACAGAATTTTTGTTGAGATTGGGTTATGTGGAAAACTCAGAAGAGGTGACAAAAGCTTTGAAACAGTTCCGAGGCAGAGGTGATCAATTACAGGAGAGGTTCGACTGCCTTGTACAAGCTGGTTTAGACAGCAATGTTGTTAGAAACATAGTTAAACGTGCTCCGATGGTGCTCAACCAGAGTAAAGATGTACTTGAAAAGAAgattgattatttaaaaaattatttatgctaTCCACTTGAGTCTGTTGTGGCTTTTCCAGcatatttatgttatgataTGGGGAGAATTAACCATAGATGTAAAATGTATGTGTGGCTGAGGGAGAGAGGGGTGGCAAAGCCCACATTGTCCTTGAGCACTATCCTTGCATGTTCAGatgcaaaatttgaaaaatattttgtggaTGTCCATCCTGAAGGCCCGGCCATGTGGGAAAGTTTaaagaaatcatcaaattcaagCTAA
- the LOC102621158 gene encoding BTB/POZ domain and ankyrin repeat-containing protein NPR1: MANSIEPSSSLSFTSSSHLSNGSISHNQSSFSAPEKGVNLEVFSLNKLSSSLEQLLIDSTCEYSDAEIIVEGIPVCVHRCILAARSKFFYELFKREKGSVDKEGKPKYPMSELLPYGKVGYEAFLIFLSYTYSGKLKPFPMEVSTCVDNICVHDACRPAINFAVEMMYASSIFELPELVSLFQRRLLNFVGKAVAEDIIPILLAAFHCQLSQLLAQCVDRIVRSDLDTISIEKELPTEVAEEIRMLRLKSFPDDENTAVEVDPLREKRIKRIHKALDSDDVELVRLLLSESEITLDEANALHYAAAYCDPKVLSEVLSLGLADVNLRSSRGYTVLHIGAMRKEPSVIVSLLTKGACASDLTLDGRSAVSICRRLTRPKDYQAKTEQGKETNKDRICIDVLEGEMRRNPMAGDAFITSHTLSDDLHMKLLYLENRVAFARLLFPTEAKLAMDIANTETTSEFSGFCASKGSSGNLREVDLNETPVMRNKRLRPRMEALMKTVEMGQRYFPLCSEVLDKFMEDDLQDLFFLENGTKEEQRVKRMRFIELKDDVQKAFTRDKAEISRSGLCSSSSSSSFKDGVKYKLGKL; encoded by the exons ATGGCTAATTCGATTGAACCGTCATCATCTTTGAGCTTTACTTCGTCTTCTCATCTGTCAAATGGCTCAATTAGTCATAACCAATCTTCTTTTTCGGCTCCTGAGAAGGGGGTTAATCTTGAAGTTTTTAGTCTAAATAAGCTTAGTTCTAGTTTGGAACAACTCCTGATTGATTCCACTTGTGAATATAGTGATGCTGAAATAATTGTTGAGGGTATCCCAGTTTGTGTTCATCGATGTATTTTGGCTGCAAGGAGTAAGTTTTTTTATGAGTTATTTAAGCGTGAGAAGGGGTCAGTTGATAAGGAGGGAAAACCAAAGTATCCCATGAGTGAGTTGTTGCCGTATGGCAAGGTTGGATATGAagcctttttaattttcttaagttACACGTATTCTGGAAAGTTGAAGCCTTTTCCGATGGAGGTGTCAACTTGCGTTGATAACATATGTGTTCATGATGCATGTAGACCTGCTATTAATTTTGCAGTGGAAATGATGTATGCCTCATCTATTTTTGAATTGCCGGAGTTGGTTTCACTTTTCCAG CGACGTCTACTTAATTTTGTTGGGAAGGCTGTTGCAGAAGATATTATTCCAATCCTTTTGGCTGCCTTCCATTGTCAATTAAGTCAGCTCCTTGCTCAATGTGTTGATAGAATAGTGCGTTCAGATCTTGATACTATCTCCATTGAGAAAGAACTTCCCACTGAAGTTGCGGAGGAAATTAGAATGCTCCGACTCAAGTCTTTTCCTGATGATGAGAACACTGCAGTTGAGGTGGACCCTTTGCGTGAAAAGAGAATCAAGAGAATACACAAGGCACTAGATTCAGATGATGTCGAACTTGTAAGACTTTTGTTATCTGAGTCTGAAATAACCTTAGACGAAGCCAATGCACTCCATTATGCTGCAGCGTACTGTGATCCCAAGGTGTTGTCTGAGGTTCTCAGCCTCGGATTAGCTGATGTCAACCTTAGAAGTTCTCGGGGTTATACAGTTCTACATATTGGTGCAATGCGCAAGGAGCCATCAGTGATTGTGTCACTTCTAACTAAAGGAGCTTGTGCATCAGATTTGACCCTGGATGGGCGAAGTGCCGTCAGCATCTGTAGAAGATTGACAAGGCCGAAAGATTATCAGGCAAAAACAGAGCAgggaaaagaaacaaataaagatcGTATATGCATTGATGTTCTGGAGGGAGAAATGAGGAGGAATCCGATGGCTGGTGATGCCTTTATCACCTCCCACACTTTATCTGATGATTTGCACATGAAGCTGCTGTACCTAGAAAATAGAG TGGCATTTGCACGGTTACTCTTCCCTACTGAAGCCAAGCTAGCAATGGACATTGCCAATACTGAGACAACATCTGAGTTTTCTGGTTTCTGTGCATCAAAAGGTTCAAGTGGAAACTTAAGGGAGGTTGACTTAAATGAGACACCTGTAATGCGGAACAAGAGACTTCGTCCTAGGATGGAAGCCCTTATGAAAACAG TGGAGATGGGTCAGCGTTATTTTCCCCTTTGCTCAGAAGTGTTGGATAAGTTCATGGAGGACGACCTTCAGGATTTGTTTTTCCTTGAGAATGGCACCAAAGAAGAGCAGAGAGTAAAGAGAATGCGCTTCATTGAGCTCAAAGATGATGTTCAGAAGGCATTTACAAGGGACAAAGCTGAGATTAGCCGATCAGGGTTATGTTCCtcatcatcctcatcatcattTAAAGATGGTGTGAAGTACAAGCTCGGAAAATTATGA